ATCCCGGGTGTCGATTCGGGATGTCCGGCGCAGGCAAAGACTCTTCCCTTCCCCGATTCAGCGCAGATGAGAAACGCTTTTCCCGCGGTAATACCTGAAGGCGCGCCTCCGGTATGATGCACATCGCTTTCGTTTACCGCCAGGGTGGTGAACTTTCCCGCATCGCTTTCGGGCGATACGACGAAAAGGGGACCGTCATGATACTGGATAAATCCTGACCGGGAACCGCACATCTCTGGAAATACAGAGAGCCCCTCCCCCGTAAACGACACCCTTACCAGGGCGCTTCCGCGCTTGTCATGCTCCCTGTCGACAGTATCGGCTCCGATCAGCGAAAGAGACGGATATCCTTTTGAATCTGAAAGAAGATATCCCCCCGCGCAGATGCCCACCGCTCCCTTTCCCCGGCTGATCACAAATTCCCTGATCCGGTCATGCGAGAGCGGGCCTATGCTGTTACTCTGCCTGCTTCCGCTCCCCCCCGGGAATACTATGACATCGATGCCGTCGAGGATCCCCGAAACGATCTCCTTAGGGTCTACCGTTAAGACCTTTATACCCGGATCGATCCGCAAAGCCTCAACCGTCTCGATCACGCAGAGTTCGCTTGCGCCCTGCCCGCAATAGACGCCGGCGACAATCGGCCTGTCATCTTCGGAAAACCTGCCTGTATTTTCAGCCCGCGCTCTG
Above is a window of Candidatus Krumholzibacteriota bacterium DNA encoding:
- a CDS encoding biofilm PGA synthesis protein PgaB, which produces MRSRKSFLAVCMLLILAAAISQSVAGEDRARAENTGRFSEDDRPIVAGVYCGQGASELCVIETVEALRIDPGIKVLTVDPKEIVSGILDGIDVIVFPGGSGSRQSNSIGPLSHDRIREFVISRGKGAVGICAGGYLLSDSKGYPSLSLIGADTVDREHDKRGSALVRVSFTGEGLSVFPEMCGSRSGFIQYHDGPLFVVSPESDAGKFTTLAVNESDVHHTGGAPSGITAGKAFLICAESGKGRVFACAGHPESTPGMRWIVPRMARWAARRELIPYSPDVVRVSLNDREIMHDDEVEMELFWKLFAGSPRARIDALGSLVEKRYRNGIRWAVGMLRDRSPEVRALAAKTLAEEEYTAATGDIRLAIDSENDLTTRKELESALERLEKMVDH